The Thermomicrobium sp. 4228-Ro genome has a segment encoding these proteins:
- a CDS encoding transposase — translation MPAGYFVTVCTVDREPLFGTVVGGAVQVNRFGEIVREEWFRTAQLRRNVLLLEEEFVVMPNHVHGIVWLTEDPPADASPSEQAVPRLPAGSLGAVVGAFKAAAARRINRERGTPGAPVWQRNFWERIVRSDRELERIRQYIVENPLRWQEDSLHPGRWTPSEALDFLVVPSEDGPSTS, via the coding sequence TATTTCGTGACGGTCTGTACGGTCGACCGCGAGCCGCTCTTCGGCACGGTCGTCGGTGGCGCCGTGCAGGTGAACCGGTTCGGCGAGATCGTGCGGGAAGAATGGTTCCGCACCGCGCAGCTCCGCCGGAACGTGCTCCTGCTCGAAGAGGAATTCGTCGTCATGCCCAATCACGTCCACGGGATTGTCTGGCTGACCGAAGACCCGCCGGCCGACGCGTCGCCCTCGGAGCAGGCTGTGCCGCGGCTTCCCGCCGGCAGTCTCGGTGCGGTCGTCGGCGCGTTCAAGGCCGCGGCGGCGCGGCGGATCAACCGGGAACGCGGCACGCCGGGTGCGCCGGTGTGGCAGCGGAATTTCTGGGAACGGATCGTCCGTTCCGACCGCGAGCTGGAGCGGATCCGCCAGTACATCGTCGAAAACCCCCTGCGCTGGCAGGAGGACTCGCTGCATCCGGGGCGCTGGACACCGAGCGAGGCGCTGGACTTCCTGGTCGTGCCCAGCGAGGACGGTCCGTCCACCTCGTAG